One window of Alkaliphilus metalliredigens QYMF genomic DNA carries:
- a CDS encoding ATP-dependent Clp protease ATP-binding subunit, which translates to MKKCSVCHKNTAMIYATKFENGKSEMKGICIQCAKKMGLPVMEQLMEQTGMSEEEVEGLMEQMSDTFGELDAEDLGDPNKLMNLFSQSFSQLSNLYNKDDHPNIEEDIVENPEKEIEDNEEIKEEKVGKSKLRKKKKKRKNLDLYGTNLTEKAFNNGVDRIIGRHREIDRVVQILNRRAKNNPILIGEPGVGKTAIAEGLAVRIVEKQVPAKLLDAEIYLLDLTAIVAGTQFRGQFEGRMKAIIEEAQESGNVILVIDEIHNIMGAGEVHGGVMNAANILKPALARGEVQVIGATTIEEYRKHIEKDAALERRFQSVLIEEPSIDESIEILKGIKDYYEDYHKVLISDEVIESAVKLSERYITDRYLPDKAIDVIDEAGSRANLKNKGLVELEALKEELVKVEEDMAEAALHDDYEKAAQFKMEECRLVKRIEIIEKESKEVHITTEDIAFVIEAWTKIPVRKITEEEAEKLLQLEESLHRRVIGQHEAITSLARTIRRNRAGFRKKKRPASFIFVGPTGVGKTELVKTLAIELFGNEEALIRMDMSEYMEKHTVSKLIGAPPGYVGYDQGGQLTEKVKRKPYSVILMDEIEKAHPDVFNMLLQILEDGRLTDSQGRTVYFENTVLVMTSNAGTSLKSNGIGFGKHGYQALEAKVHESLKESFKPEFLNRIDEIIVFTQLSKEELKQIVDLMLKEVAEDLRQKDMTMEVSDEVKTFLIEKGYDEKYGARPLRRTIQRSIEDEMAEAYLKNEIVEGDHVKIQLKEDQVVLVK; encoded by the coding sequence ATGAAAAAGTGTTCAGTATGTCATAAAAACACCGCAATGATTTATGCTACCAAATTCGAAAATGGGAAATCTGAGATGAAGGGTATATGCATTCAATGTGCAAAAAAAATGGGGCTTCCTGTGATGGAACAGTTGATGGAGCAAACAGGGATGTCAGAAGAAGAAGTAGAAGGCTTAATGGAACAGATGAGTGATACCTTTGGAGAGCTGGATGCTGAGGATTTAGGAGATCCAAATAAACTGATGAATTTATTTAGTCAGTCCTTTTCCCAATTAAGCAATCTATATAACAAGGACGACCATCCTAATATAGAGGAAGACATTGTAGAGAACCCTGAAAAGGAGATTGAGGATAACGAAGAGATTAAGGAAGAAAAAGTTGGAAAATCAAAACTAAGAAAAAAGAAGAAAAAGAGAAAAAACTTGGACTTATATGGAACGAACCTAACAGAAAAAGCTTTTAATAATGGGGTGGATCGAATAATTGGCCGACATCGAGAAATTGATCGTGTTGTCCAAATATTAAACAGAAGAGCAAAAAACAATCCCATATTAATTGGAGAACCGGGGGTTGGTAAAACCGCTATTGCAGAAGGCTTAGCTGTGAGGATCGTTGAGAAGCAGGTTCCTGCAAAATTACTAGATGCTGAAATTTACCTTTTAGACTTAACTGCAATTGTAGCAGGTACTCAATTTAGAGGACAATTTGAAGGTAGAATGAAAGCGATAATTGAAGAAGCTCAAGAAAGTGGTAATGTGATACTGGTTATCGATGAAATTCATAACATTATGGGTGCAGGGGAAGTCCATGGTGGCGTAATGAATGCAGCAAATATTTTAAAGCCGGCTCTAGCCCGGGGAGAAGTCCAAGTCATAGGTGCCACCACAATTGAAGAGTATCGAAAACATATTGAAAAAGATGCAGCCTTAGAAAGAAGGTTTCAGTCTGTTTTGATAGAAGAGCCCAGCATAGATGAGTCAATTGAAATCTTAAAGGGGATTAAAGACTATTATGAAGACTATCATAAAGTGCTCATCAGTGATGAGGTTATTGAGTCAGCTGTGAAATTATCTGAACGATATATTACTGATCGATATTTACCAGATAAGGCCATTGATGTGATTGATGAAGCTGGATCTCGAGCAAATTTAAAAAATAAAGGACTTGTGGAGCTAGAAGCACTTAAAGAGGAATTGGTTAAAGTAGAAGAGGACATGGCCGAGGCTGCCCTTCATGATGACTATGAAAAGGCTGCTCAATTCAAAATGGAAGAGTGTAGGTTAGTAAAGCGGATCGAAATCATTGAAAAAGAATCAAAAGAAGTTCACATCACCACAGAAGATATTGCATTTGTCATTGAGGCGTGGACAAAAATACCAGTACGTAAAATTACTGAAGAAGAAGCAGAAAAACTATTGCAATTGGAAGAGAGTCTTCATAGGCGAGTCATTGGTCAACATGAAGCCATTACAAGTTTAGCCCGAACCATTAGGCGGAATCGTGCTGGCTTTAGAAAGAAGAAGAGACCTGCTTCCTTTATTTTTGTAGGACCCACTGGAGTAGGTAAAACTGAGCTTGTGAAAACCCTAGCCATAGAGTTATTTGGTAACGAAGAGGCATTGATTCGTATGGATATGTCGGAGTATATGGAAAAGCATACGGTTTCTAAGTTAATTGGAGCACCTCCTGGATATGTTGGATACGATCAAGGAGGGCAACTCACTGAAAAGGTAAAACGAAAGCCATACTCCGTTATCTTAATGGATGAAATTGAAAAAGCCCATCCAGATGTATTCAATATGCTATTACAAATATTAGAAGACGGAAGATTAACTGACAGTCAAGGTCGGACAGTTTATTTTGAAAACACAGTCTTAGTGATGACATCTAATGCAGGAACAAGTTTAAAGTCCAATGGTATCGGGTTTGGAAAACATGGATACCAAGCATTAGAGGCAAAAGTACATGAATCACTGAAGGAAAGTTTTAAACCAGAATTTCTAAATCGAATTGATGAGATAATTGTATTCACCCAGCTTTCAAAAGAAGAACTCAAGCAGATTGTGGATTTAATGCTAAAGGAAGTTGCTGAAGACCTACGGCAAAAAGACATGACAATGGAGGTCTCAGATGAGGTTAAAACATTCCTCATCGAAAAGGGGTATGATGAAAAGTATGGTGCTAGACCTCTAAGGAGAACCATACAACGAAGTATTGAAGATGAAATGGCAGAGGCTTATCTAAAAAATGAGATTGTTGAAGGGGATCATGTGAAAATTCAGTTGAAGGAAGACCAAGTTGTACTAGTCAAGTGA
- a CDS encoding tetratricopeptide repeat protein, protein MKDNQYMLNNYKMIAQKFQEEGNIFQTLKFYEKAYQTHGGAEDIELLLSMGLLYDELEDYPLAKKKYEEVLQINPKEARGYYSLAILYDQQKDYDTAIYYYKKAIEMDPYYEKAYFFLANVYDELEEKEKAIEYYQKSISLNTEDFWAYVNLGSIYEELDKNGQALIMMEKALEIDPTNYKALFNMGVILKKLERVEESIHYYMKSIQYNQDYPYGFLNLAVLYKEQKEYTMALDVISQGIIYNKNVAVLFYNRACLHVYCHNKEKALRDLIRATELSPSLIQYMKKDHELDLLRDLEAYQMMFER, encoded by the coding sequence TTGAAGGATAATCAGTATATGTTGAATAATTATAAAATGATTGCTCAAAAATTTCAAGAAGAAGGTAATATTTTTCAAACCTTAAAATTTTATGAAAAGGCCTATCAAACTCATGGAGGAGCTGAAGATATTGAGCTATTATTGAGTATGGGCTTGCTCTACGATGAATTAGAAGACTACCCTTTGGCAAAAAAAAAGTACGAAGAAGTACTTCAAATCAACCCCAAGGAAGCCAGGGGATATTATAGCCTAGCTATTTTATATGATCAGCAAAAGGACTATGACACTGCGATTTACTATTACAAAAAGGCAATTGAAATGGACCCATATTATGAAAAGGCCTATTTTTTCTTGGCTAACGTGTACGACGAACTAGAGGAAAAGGAGAAAGCAATTGAATATTATCAAAAATCCATTAGTTTAAATACTGAAGATTTTTGGGCTTATGTAAACCTAGGGTCTATCTATGAAGAATTAGATAAAAATGGACAAGCACTTATCATGATGGAGAAGGCTTTAGAAATAGACCCGACTAACTATAAGGCATTATTTAATATGGGGGTTATACTAAAGAAGCTAGAACGGGTTGAAGAATCGATACACTACTATATGAAATCGATTCAATATAATCAAGATTACCCCTATGGTTTTTTGAATCTAGCAGTACTATATAAAGAACAAAAAGAATATACAATGGCCCTTGATGTAATTAGTCAGGGAATTATATATAATAAAAATGTAGCTGTACTATTTTATAATCGTGCCTGTTTGCATGTTTATTGCCACAATAAAGAAAAAGCCTTAAGGGATTTGATTCGAGCCACAGAGCTGAGTCCAAGTTTAATCCAATATATGAAAAAAGACCATGAATTGGACTTACTTCGAGACCTTGAAGCATATCAAATGATGTTTGAAAGATGA
- a CDS encoding nitroreductase family protein, translating into MMKRNNIVEMVKRGSKLVDEKQYFNYPITEVIKRRISVRTYEPQPLSVENKRKIMEFIDDTTGPFTPKVRFELIDDLSVAENTGKKIGTYGVIRGAKTYILVAVERGDGDLEQVGYILEKVILFATSLGLGTCWLGGTFKREGFERLLELKDQEYMPVITPIGYPQNKKSLIDNIVRFAAGSNKRLKWEQLFYKETLDTPLLKEEISQQYAIALEMVRMAPSASNKQPWRVVKEKDQFHFYLQRNKGYNKTLGFDIQRIDIGIAMCHFEMTINNHGLTGEWINDGGTKAGMQLEQMEYITSFNINSSIIES; encoded by the coding sequence ATGATGAAAAGAAATAACATAGTGGAAATGGTGAAGAGAGGAAGTAAATTGGTGGATGAAAAGCAGTATTTTAACTACCCAATAACAGAAGTTATTAAAAGAAGAATTTCGGTCAGAACATATGAACCACAGCCCTTATCGGTGGAAAACAAAAGAAAAATAATGGAATTTATTGATGATACCACAGGACCATTTACACCTAAGGTGCGTTTCGAGCTGATTGATGATTTAAGCGTTGCTGAAAATACTGGGAAGAAAATTGGTACCTATGGTGTAATTAGAGGAGCAAAAACCTACATACTGGTAGCCGTGGAGCGTGGTGATGGTGACTTAGAACAGGTTGGATATATACTGGAAAAAGTAATCCTTTTTGCTACATCCTTAGGACTGGGAACCTGTTGGCTGGGAGGAACTTTTAAGCGTGAAGGTTTTGAAAGACTCCTTGAACTGAAGGATCAAGAGTACATGCCGGTCATTACACCTATCGGTTATCCTCAAAATAAAAAATCTCTGATAGATAACATTGTTCGATTCGCTGCAGGGTCAAATAAGAGATTGAAATGGGAACAACTGTTTTATAAAGAGACATTAGACACGCCATTACTAAAAGAGGAAATTTCACAACAATATGCCATTGCCTTAGAAATGGTCAGAATGGCACCATCAGCGTCTAATAAACAACCGTGGCGCGTTGTTAAAGAAAAGGATCAGTTTCACTTTTATTTACAACGAAATAAGGGTTACAATAAAACCCTGGGGTTTGACATCCAACGAATTGACATCGGTATTGCCATGTGTCACTTTGAAATGACAATCAATAACCACGGGTTAACGGGTGAATGGATCAATGATGGTGGAACAAAGGCAGGAATGCAATTAGAACAGATGGAGTATATTACTTCATTTAATATTAATTCATCAATAATTGAATCATAA
- a CDS encoding glycerophosphodiester phosphodiesterase has protein sequence MFNKDKTTLNIGHRGAQALFPENTIISFDGSLELGADILEMDIRMTKDQVLVCHHDESIDRMSNGTGPIADFTYRELLAYNFAYGFQSPSGHYPYGNRNVNIPQLKDVLRNDYVSPLIFDLKDSGKRGYAVADQIFDLIKKHHLWDRVLIASFHDSVINYFRKISQNSVKTAMGNYEVAVFVVLAFLRLDSLFKNKATAILLPRQFYFLRLDCSAIIKAAHRHKLAIYYWTINDKQEMRRLINLGVDGIITDRPDRLKELLKRQVK, from the coding sequence ATGTTTAATAAAGATAAAACTACTTTAAACATTGGTCATCGAGGTGCACAGGCTCTTTTTCCAGAAAACACCATCATTTCCTTTGATGGTTCCCTTGAGCTTGGAGCTGATATATTAGAAATGGATATCCGTATGACAAAAGATCAAGTGCTCGTTTGCCATCATGATGAATCCATAGATCGAATGAGTAATGGCACAGGTCCTATTGCAGACTTCACTTATAGAGAACTATTAGCTTACAATTTTGCCTATGGATTTCAAAGTCCATCAGGCCATTATCCCTATGGCAACCGTAACGTAAACATTCCTCAGTTAAAGGATGTCTTACGTAATGACTACGTTTCTCCCCTTATATTTGACCTTAAAGACAGTGGAAAACGAGGCTATGCAGTTGCAGATCAAATATTCGACCTCATCAAAAAACATCATCTATGGGATCGTGTGTTAATAGCCAGTTTTCATGATTCTGTCATTAATTATTTCCGAAAAATCAGCCAGAATAGTGTGAAAACAGCCATGGGCAATTATGAAGTTGCGGTTTTTGTAGTTCTTGCCTTTCTACGACTTGATTCTCTTTTTAAAAACAAGGCTACAGCGATTCTTCTCCCTAGGCAATTTTATTTTTTAAGACTTGATTGCAGTGCAATTATAAAAGCAGCCCACCGTCATAAATTGGCAATTTATTATTGGACAATTAATGACAAGCAGGAAATGCGTAGATTGATTAATTTAGGAGTCGACGGCATTATTACAGATCGACCTGATAGATTAAAAGAATTATTAAAAAGACAAGTCAAATAG
- the speD gene encoding adenosylmethionine decarboxylase, with the protein MDIKSFEKIQLYGFNNLTKTLSFNIYDICYAKAPEQSKAYIAYIDEQYNAERLTKILSNVADITGANILSISKQDYDPQGASVTMLVAEEMTVPTLTPESLTGESPGPLPGNKPSPGSIVTHLDKSHVTVHTYPETHPLDGISTFRADIDVSTCGHISPIKALNYLIHSFESDIVTIDYRVRGFTRDINGQKYFIDHDINSIQNYIAKDILNLYHAIDVNVYQENIFHTKMTLKDFKLNNYLFGVSEEELSDHESASIKDQLRDEMQEIFYGRNVTKV; encoded by the coding sequence ATGGATATCAAATCTTTTGAAAAAATACAACTCTATGGCTTTAACAATTTAACTAAAACCTTAAGCTTTAATATTTATGATATTTGTTATGCTAAAGCCCCAGAGCAAAGTAAGGCCTACATTGCTTATATCGACGAGCAATATAATGCAGAGCGTTTAACGAAAATTTTATCGAATGTAGCTGATATTACAGGCGCTAACATTCTAAGTATATCTAAACAGGATTACGATCCCCAAGGAGCCAGTGTCACCATGTTGGTTGCTGAGGAAATGACAGTTCCTACCCTAACCCCAGAATCCCTCACAGGTGAGAGTCCCGGTCCACTCCCAGGTAACAAACCTTCTCCTGGATCTATTGTTACTCATTTAGATAAAAGTCATGTGACCGTTCACACCTATCCAGAGACCCACCCCCTTGATGGTATCAGCACATTTAGAGCAGATATAGATGTGTCCACCTGTGGACATATTTCCCCTATTAAAGCCCTGAATTATTTGATTCATAGCTTTGAATCTGATATTGTTACAATTGATTATCGAGTAAGAGGTTTTACCCGGGATATCAATGGACAGAAATATTTTATTGATCATGATATTAATTCAATTCAGAATTATATTGCTAAGGATATTTTAAACCTCTATCATGCCATCGATGTTAATGTATATCAGGAAAACATTTTTCATACAAAAATGACCTTAAAAGATTTCAAGTTGAATAATTATCTTTTTGGTGTCTCCGAAGAGGAACTATCAGATCATGAAAGTGCCTCCATCAAGGATCAGCTTCGAGATGAAATGCAAGAAATATTTTATGGCAGAAATGTGACTAAGGTGTAA
- a CDS encoding sugar-binding protein, whose translation MNLINNNKKIGVVTKYLIFILVFLICVTGILLLWLRSSKVTIFTENPRYHFYFVGQNAVDPYWKEIRQGAEQAARDHNVVVEFNAPRFYSPEEELKYLDIAILSEVDGIITHVSSGEDFTTMINKAYYGGIPVVTVENDDKISNRAAFVGTNGFLLGTEAGKLMVEATGGKANIAIIVSNNFEPDAASQNIRINGFLSELKEYPDMEVVQTYTSRMGILSAEEITQSILNGGKDIDAIFTMTSVDTLGSVQLIIDQNKVGEITMIGFGDAESTLRYIEKGIIYGTVMSDPYRMGYESVQALIDIKEKNNVSSFIDTGVKVIKRENLHEYEERLEFLE comes from the coding sequence ATGAATTTAATAAATAATAACAAAAAAATTGGAGTTGTAACTAAATATCTTATTTTTATATTAGTATTCTTGATTTGTGTGACGGGCATTTTACTACTATGGTTGAGGAGTAGTAAGGTAACCATTTTTACTGAAAATCCTAGATATCACTTTTACTTTGTGGGCCAAAATGCAGTAGATCCTTACTGGAAGGAAATTAGACAAGGTGCAGAACAAGCTGCAAGGGATCATAATGTTGTTGTGGAATTTAATGCCCCAAGGTTTTATAGTCCTGAAGAGGAGTTAAAGTATCTAGATATTGCAATTTTATCTGAAGTAGATGGCATTATCACACATGTTTCTAGTGGAGAGGACTTTACAACGATGATTAACAAAGCATATTATGGTGGAATCCCAGTAGTGACTGTTGAAAATGACGATAAGATAAGTAATCGGGCCGCTTTTGTAGGAACAAATGGATTCTTGCTAGGGACAGAAGCAGGAAAACTGATGGTTGAGGCTACTGGGGGAAAAGCGAATATTGCAATCATTGTTAGTAATAATTTTGAACCAGATGCAGCTAGTCAAAATATTAGAATTAATGGTTTTTTAAGTGAACTCAAAGAGTACCCTGACATGGAGGTTGTGCAAACCTATACTTCTCGGATGGGTATATTAAGTGCCGAGGAAATTACCCAATCCATTTTAAATGGGGGGAAAGACATTGATGCAATTTTTACAATGACATCTGTGGACACCCTTGGGAGCGTGCAACTCATCATAGATCAAAACAAAGTTGGAGAAATCACAATGATTGGATTTGGAGACGCAGAAAGTACCCTACGGTATATAGAAAAGGGAATTATTTATGGCACAGTGATGAGTGATCCTTACAGAATGGGATATGAAAGTGTGCAGGCACTCATTGATATAAAAGAGAAAAATAATGTGTCCAGCTTCATTGATACTGGGGTGAAAGTAATTAAAAGAGAAAATCTCCATGAGTATGAAGAAAGACTAGAATTTTTAGAATAG
- a CDS encoding TPM domain-containing protein, whose amino-acid sequence MKNQKRTLMLMLFIIVLISSSLTSVYAFSIPQTPTVDIYVQDYASMISSDVKEDMLRMSQALQEKTSAELVIVTVPSIEGIPIEEYILNLFRQWGIGSTDQNNGVLLLVAQAEGEARIEVGYGLEGAINDGKAGAIMDQMISYFQNENYSQGISTAYSLLLQEIAVEYNIDINEIFVGAEAITPTVLEQPTSIVSLLKMIGSLLLMTLLGMLIFSKVLGKNLFVLALLFLGDLASGKYAGPTGGGPHQMGGNFVGRSRRGRYPRGPRGPFGGGSSSGGSSIGRGGFGGGSSGGGGASRKW is encoded by the coding sequence TTGAAGAATCAAAAAAGAACATTAATGTTAATGCTGTTCATAATTGTATTAATCAGCTCTTCCTTGACCAGTGTATATGCTTTTTCTATACCACAGACACCTACAGTGGACATATATGTCCAAGACTATGCATCTATGATTTCGAGTGATGTGAAGGAAGATATGCTTCGAATGAGTCAAGCCTTACAAGAGAAGACATCTGCAGAGCTTGTTATTGTGACGGTACCTTCAATAGAGGGGATACCAATTGAGGAGTATATACTTAACCTATTTCGCCAATGGGGGATTGGATCAACAGATCAAAATAATGGCGTACTGCTCTTAGTTGCTCAAGCGGAAGGAGAGGCGCGAATTGAAGTAGGGTATGGTCTAGAGGGAGCTATTAATGATGGTAAGGCTGGAGCCATTATGGATCAAATGATATCCTATTTCCAAAATGAAAACTATAGCCAAGGAATCTCAACTGCTTATAGTCTTCTACTTCAGGAAATAGCAGTAGAGTACAACATCGACATTAACGAAATTTTTGTAGGGGCTGAGGCTATAACCCCTACAGTTTTGGAACAACCTACTTCAATTGTAAGTCTTTTGAAAATGATTGGCTCACTGCTATTAATGACTTTACTAGGAATGCTAATATTTTCTAAGGTGCTTGGTAAGAATCTCTTTGTGTTAGCACTTCTATTTTTAGGAGATCTGGCTTCGGGAAAATATGCTGGACCTACAGGAGGTGGACCCCATCAGATGGGTGGCAACTTCGTTGGACGGTCTAGAAGAGGCCGTTATCCTAGAGGACCTAGAGGTCCCTTTGGAGGAGGTTCCTCTAGTGGAGGGTCTTCCATAGGTAGAGGTGGATTTGGGGGAGGCTCATCAGGTGGTGGTGGGGCTTCACGCAAGTGGTAA
- a CDS encoding LysM peptidoglycan-binding domain-containing protein produces the protein MNNQVPVCPEGTLYAIRPGDSYYGLSQRFNTTIEAIRQANPGVDPQNLQIGQTICIPVALEDTICPGGFVYVIQSGDTFFNIARRYNIAVEALIAANPDVNPDALQIGQEVCVPAVRPPAPCPGVTYTIRAGDTFYSIAIRYGVTVEQLRAVNPNVDPERLQIGQRICLPVGVPGPIPCPGGILYTVQSGDTLYLIARRYGMTVAQLTIANPQLTDPNQLRVGEIICIPRMI, from the coding sequence ATGAACAATCAAGTGCCAGTATGTCCAGAGGGGACACTATATGCGATCCGACCTGGAGATTCATATTATGGTTTATCACAACGATTCAATACAACGATAGAAGCGATACGACAGGCTAATCCCGGTGTGGATCCACAAAATCTTCAGATTGGCCAAACAATTTGTATACCGGTAGCCCTAGAAGATACCATATGTCCAGGGGGATTTGTCTATGTGATTCAATCTGGAGACACATTTTTTAATATTGCACGACGATATAATATTGCAGTGGAAGCACTCATTGCAGCAAACCCCGATGTAAATCCAGATGCCCTGCAAATAGGGCAGGAAGTATGCGTACCTGCTGTAAGGCCACCAGCACCTTGCCCAGGAGTAACATATACCATTCGGGCTGGAGACACCTTTTATAGTATCGCCATACGCTACGGAGTTACTGTAGAACAGCTAAGAGCTGTAAATCCTAATGTGGATCCAGAACGGCTACAAATAGGGCAAAGAATATGTTTACCAGTAGGGGTACCGGGTCCCATTCCTTGTCCAGGAGGTATTCTTTATACGGTACAGTCTGGTGATACACTTTATCTAATTGCCAGACGTTATGGGATGACAGTGGCGCAGTTAACGATAGCGAATCCACAGCTTACAGATCCCAATCAACTCAGGGTTGGAGAAATCATCTGCATACCACGTATGATTTAA
- a CDS encoding LemA family protein has product MKKTWIIVLVIVALVIAIPAISITGSYNKLVGMDESVNANWQQVENLMQRRYDLIPNLVEVTKGYASHEEQVFTEIANARARIGQGSNREDMIDANQELTGALSRLLVLTENYPQLQASEQFVRLQDELAGTENRLAVARQDYNNSVRDYNDTIRRFPTSLLANNFGFDSQPYFEMSSEAGEAPQVNFN; this is encoded by the coding sequence ATGAAAAAGACATGGATTATTGTTTTAGTCATCGTGGCATTAGTCATCGCAATACCTGCAATATCTATAACGGGTAGCTATAATAAACTAGTAGGAATGGATGAATCCGTCAATGCCAATTGGCAACAAGTCGAGAATTTAATGCAACGAAGATATGATTTGATCCCTAATCTAGTGGAGGTAACAAAGGGCTATGCATCCCACGAGGAACAGGTGTTTACTGAAATCGCCAACGCTAGAGCTCGTATTGGCCAAGGGAGCAATAGGGAAGATATGATTGATGCTAACCAAGAACTAACTGGAGCTTTAAGCCGATTGCTTGTCTTAACAGAAAACTACCCACAGCTTCAGGCCAGTGAGCAGTTTGTACGATTACAAGATGAATTGGCTGGAACAGAGAATCGACTAGCGGTAGCGCGTCAAGATTATAACAATTCTGTGAGAGATTATAATGATACCATAAGAAGATTTCCAACAAGCCTGTTAGCTAATAACTTTGGGTTTGACTCACAACCATACTTTGAAATGAGTTCTGAGGCAGGGGAGGCACCACAGGTAAATTTTAATTGA